Proteins from one Labrenzia sp. CE80 genomic window:
- a CDS encoding sugar-binding domain-containing protein: protein MQARDDDWTNYLAIRAAWLSFVGGRTQGEIASQLGISPAKVHRLIAHAQKAGYVKFHVEGRPLECLELEELLADQFNLKTCIIAPDLGAGDQESAIRAVASAGAHVLAGILGSPNVKKVGVGMGRTLKAAVEEMPRLARPDLAVMSICGSLTRTLAANPYDVVQLLQDRTGGEGYYLPVPYFAETLEEKEMFLGQRSVQDLLDRARKADVFVVGIGSVEEEGHLIQRGMITAQEQEELDQSGAASDLMGRFLTLDGEVAPVRIGDCAVGLHFNEVKGSRLIALVGGETKVDATLAALRAGVITDLIADETLARALRDRIGLKLAQSA, encoded by the coding sequence ATGCAGGCGCGCGACGACGACTGGACGAATTATCTTGCGATCAGAGCGGCATGGCTGTCCTTCGTCGGTGGGCGAACGCAAGGCGAGATCGCGTCGCAACTTGGGATCTCTCCAGCAAAAGTGCATCGCCTTATCGCTCACGCTCAAAAGGCCGGGTACGTCAAGTTTCACGTAGAAGGGCGGCCACTCGAGTGCCTGGAGCTTGAAGAACTCCTCGCAGATCAGTTCAATCTGAAGACTTGTATCATTGCGCCAGATCTTGGCGCGGGGGATCAGGAGAGCGCAATTCGCGCGGTAGCGTCCGCCGGCGCTCATGTTCTTGCCGGAATTCTGGGATCGCCAAACGTCAAGAAAGTCGGCGTAGGCATGGGCCGCACGCTCAAGGCTGCAGTTGAGGAAATGCCGCGACTAGCGCGGCCGGACCTCGCGGTGATGTCGATCTGCGGATCTCTGACGCGCACGCTCGCTGCAAATCCCTATGATGTCGTGCAATTGCTTCAGGACCGGACCGGCGGTGAGGGTTACTACCTGCCGGTGCCTTATTTCGCGGAAACGCTCGAGGAAAAGGAGATGTTCCTTGGGCAACGCAGTGTTCAGGATCTGCTTGATCGGGCGCGCAAGGCGGACGTCTTTGTTGTCGGCATCGGCTCCGTCGAAGAAGAAGGGCATCTCATCCAGCGCGGGATGATTACGGCCCAGGAGCAGGAAGAACTGGACCAGAGCGGCGCTGCGAGTGACCTCATGGGTCGATTCTTGACACTGGACGGTGAAGTTGCGCCTGTCCGTATCGGAGATTGTGCTGTCGGTCTTCATTTCAATGAAGTCAAAGGTAGTCGACTAATTGCACTGGTGGGCGGTGAGACGAAGGTCGATGCGACCCTTGCTGCACTGCGTGCTGGTGTCATTACCGACCTGATTGCAGATGAAACCCTTGCGAGGGCTTTACGTGATCGGATCGGACTAAAGCTGGCGCAATCCGCCTAA
- the hrpB gene encoding ATP-dependent helicase HrpB, which produces MSTRAFSTPLPIDAVLGKLTSTLEKTSNAVLVADPGAGKTTRVPLALLDAPWRGDRRILVLEPRRLAARAAAQRMASELGEAVGERVGYRVRMDTRVGTKTRIEVITEGIFTRMILEDPELSGIAAVLFDEFHERSLDGDLALALALDVQGALREDLRLLPMSATIDAATVSRLMGGCEVIESKGRSFPVQTRYLGRRTQDRLEPQIAKAVRKALDDENGSVLVFLPGQAEIKRTADLLAGTLPQNCMLAPLYGALDGKAQDLAIRPAEPGTRKIVLATAIAQTSLTIEGVRVVIDSGLSRVSKYEPQTGLNRLETVRVSLATADQRRGRAGRTEPGVCYRLWDEAQTAALVAHETPEILETDLSALALNLASWGTLEPSQLTFLDPPPAGAWAEALSLLRSLGALDANQKLTSQGKALGRLPLPPRLAHMLNEGQHEGAGRTAAYLAVLLSEPGLGGRDPDLREQLRQLRDASSKRAQASRSMAERWLALLNKGEARGKDNGSIDLEDAGWLLALAYPDRIADARGPRGRFRISNGRGAALPEEHALAVAPFLVVADIQGRAANGRIMTCAPITKSEIEHHFGRDIVEEDRVRLEKDGSISARRIRRFGAVELETRQISSPDPAAVEQAMVSELGKRGSARLPWSKDQLRLRSRISYLRQNGQADLPDLSDESLTRSLKDWLGPFLAGRRSLDDIDAACMGDALSNLLPHDVQAKLDRLAPTHFTAPTGTRAPIDYGAESGPSISIRVQELFGQSVHPSVCGSKIPLTLELLSPAHRPIQVTRDLPGFWAGSWADVKAEMKGRYPKHPWPDDPLNAEATSRVKPRKKT; this is translated from the coding sequence ATGTCCACGCGCGCGTTTTCAACGCCACTTCCGATCGATGCCGTTCTTGGCAAGCTGACATCCACTCTTGAAAAGACGTCGAACGCCGTTCTGGTTGCAGATCCTGGCGCCGGCAAGACCACCCGTGTGCCGCTTGCTCTGCTCGACGCGCCCTGGCGTGGGGACAGGCGCATTCTTGTGCTTGAGCCCAGACGCCTTGCTGCGCGTGCCGCAGCCCAGCGCATGGCCTCGGAACTGGGGGAGGCCGTCGGTGAACGCGTAGGATACCGCGTTCGTATGGATACAAGGGTCGGGACGAAAACGCGGATCGAGGTCATCACCGAGGGCATTTTCACCCGCATGATCCTTGAAGATCCCGAGCTCTCCGGGATCGCAGCCGTTTTGTTCGATGAATTTCATGAAAGATCTCTCGACGGCGATCTTGCCCTCGCCTTGGCCCTGGACGTCCAGGGAGCGCTTCGCGAGGACCTCCGGCTCTTGCCGATGTCCGCCACGATCGATGCCGCAACGGTCTCCCGCCTGATGGGCGGGTGCGAGGTTATCGAAAGCAAGGGGCGCAGCTTTCCCGTTCAGACGCGTTACCTCGGCCGACGAACGCAAGATCGGCTGGAGCCCCAGATCGCAAAAGCTGTTCGCAAGGCACTCGATGACGAGAACGGATCGGTTCTGGTGTTTCTTCCGGGGCAGGCTGAGATCAAGCGAACTGCCGATCTGCTCGCCGGCACTCTCCCACAGAACTGCATGCTCGCTCCACTCTATGGTGCGCTGGATGGCAAAGCCCAGGACCTTGCAATTCGCCCTGCCGAGCCTGGCACGAGGAAAATCGTCCTGGCGACCGCAATCGCCCAGACATCGCTGACAATTGAAGGCGTTCGAGTGGTCATCGACAGCGGGCTTTCCAGAGTTTCAAAATACGAACCTCAAACCGGGTTGAACCGGCTTGAAACGGTTCGGGTTTCGCTCGCCACAGCAGATCAACGGCGAGGGCGAGCGGGCCGAACCGAGCCTGGTGTTTGCTACCGCCTTTGGGATGAAGCCCAGACAGCTGCTCTCGTTGCTCATGAGACGCCCGAAATTCTCGAGACAGACCTCTCCGCTCTCGCGCTGAACCTGGCATCCTGGGGTACGCTGGAACCGAGTCAGCTGACGTTTCTCGACCCGCCGCCCGCGGGTGCGTGGGCGGAAGCGCTGTCTCTTCTGCGCTCGCTTGGCGCTCTCGACGCCAATCAGAAGCTGACCTCTCAAGGCAAGGCTCTCGGCAGACTGCCGCTCCCCCCTCGCCTTGCCCATATGCTGAATGAAGGACAGCACGAGGGAGCAGGGCGCACCGCCGCTTATCTCGCGGTGCTGCTTTCAGAGCCAGGACTTGGTGGCCGAGATCCGGATCTGCGCGAACAGCTACGGCAACTGCGCGATGCAAGTTCAAAACGAGCCCAAGCTTCCCGTTCCATGGCAGAGCGTTGGCTCGCACTGCTCAACAAGGGCGAGGCCAGAGGAAAGGATAATGGGTCCATAGACCTCGAAGACGCTGGCTGGTTGCTTGCTCTTGCGTATCCCGACAGGATTGCTGATGCGCGTGGGCCTCGTGGACGATTTCGCATTTCAAATGGCCGGGGCGCGGCGTTACCGGAAGAACACGCACTGGCTGTAGCGCCTTTCTTGGTAGTCGCGGACATTCAAGGACGTGCAGCCAACGGCAGAATCATGACCTGCGCTCCCATCACCAAGAGTGAAATCGAGCACCACTTCGGACGCGACATCGTGGAAGAAGACAGGGTTCGCCTTGAAAAGGACGGTAGCATCAGCGCGCGGCGTATTCGTCGCTTTGGCGCGGTAGAACTGGAAACACGACAGATTTCTTCGCCCGATCCTGCCGCTGTTGAACAGGCAATGGTTAGTGAACTCGGCAAACGAGGTTCGGCAAGGTTGCCCTGGAGCAAGGATCAACTGCGCCTTCGCAGCCGCATCAGTTACCTTCGCCAAAACGGGCAAGCCGATCTGCCCGATCTCTCCGACGAAAGCCTCACCAGAAGCCTGAAGGACTGGCTCGGGCCTTTCCTTGCAGGGCGGAGGTCACTCGACGATATCGACGCTGCGTGTATGGGCGATGCCCTCAGCAACCTGCTTCCTCATGATGTACAGGCCAAGCTGGATCGGCTTGCGCCCACGCATTTCACCGCGCCGACCGGCACCAGAGCACCCATCGACTATGGTGCGGAAAGCGGTCCAAGCATCTCGATCCGTGTCCAGGAACTATTCGGACAATCCGTGCATCCCTCCGTGTGCGGCAGCAAAATTCCGTTGACGCTGGAACTGCTTTCTCCGGCTCATCGCCCCATCCAGGTGACACGCGACCTGCCCGGGTTCTGGGCGGGGTCCTGGGCCGACGTAAAGGCAGAGATGAAGGGGCGCTATCCAAAGCACCCGTGGCCGGATGATCCGCTGAACGCGGAGGCGACGAGCCGGGTGAAACCGAGGAAAAAAACGTAG
- a CDS encoding glucokinase, with the protein MSLPNQFLATFAYPILVADIGGTNARFALVLGPDTETEFCVPTATADHLDISGAIRETLGKASGAQPRTAIIAVAGPVTGNKIPLTNADWVIEPLKLIEDLSLDDVIIVNDFEAQALALPNLEGADIEQVGRGAPRPASTKFVLGPGTGLGAAAMIHAADTWIPVPGEGGHVEIGPVTEEDFPIFEKIERVGGRLGAEQILSGSGLPRLARGVSLSMNLERSFETAADVTQAAEANDAVATKTLETFARALGRVAGDFALSLLARGGVYLTGGVTPRIDRFLTDGHFRRSFEAKAPHQSLMSAIPTYIVRHRNPALEGLVAFARSPDRFVVELKGRRWSRETVVSNATG; encoded by the coding sequence ATGAGTCTTCCCAATCAGTTCCTTGCCACCTTCGCCTATCCAATTCTTGTCGCGGATATTGGCGGCACGAATGCGCGTTTTGCTCTGGTGCTTGGACCTGACACAGAGACTGAATTCTGTGTGCCCACTGCAACGGCAGATCATTTGGACATTTCCGGCGCCATACGGGAGACTCTCGGCAAGGCAAGCGGCGCGCAGCCCCGCACAGCCATCATTGCCGTAGCAGGTCCTGTGACCGGCAATAAGATCCCACTGACAAATGCCGACTGGGTCATCGAACCCCTGAAGCTGATCGAAGACCTGTCTCTCGATGATGTCATTATCGTCAACGACTTCGAAGCGCAGGCGCTGGCGTTGCCAAATCTTGAAGGTGCAGACATCGAGCAGGTCGGAAGGGGCGCGCCTCGCCCGGCATCGACCAAGTTTGTCCTTGGGCCCGGAACCGGCCTTGGCGCTGCTGCAATGATCCATGCGGCAGACACATGGATTCCGGTACCCGGCGAAGGTGGCCATGTCGAGATCGGCCCGGTCACCGAAGAAGACTTTCCGATCTTCGAAAAGATTGAACGTGTTGGCGGACGGCTTGGCGCTGAACAGATCCTCAGTGGTTCCGGCCTGCCGCGACTTGCCCGTGGGGTTAGCCTGTCCATGAATTTGGAGCGATCTTTCGAGACCGCAGCCGATGTCACTCAAGCAGCAGAGGCGAACGACGCAGTCGCAACAAAGACACTCGAGACCTTTGCACGTGCGCTGGGGCGTGTTGCTGGAGATTTCGCACTTTCGCTTCTTGCACGCGGCGGCGTCTATCTGACTGGCGGTGTTACGCCGCGGATCGATCGCTTTCTGACCGACGGCCATTTTCGTCGTTCATTCGAGGCGAAAGCTCCGCATCAATCACTCATGAGCGCCATACCCACCTATATTGTTCGTCATCGCAACCCGGCACTCGAAGGCCTTGTCGCCTTCGCACGATCTCCCGACCGCTTCGTCGTCGAACTCAAAGGGCGCCGCTGGAGCCGCGAGACAGTCGTGTCGAACGCCACCGGCTAG
- a CDS encoding methylglyoxal synthase, with protein sequence MNTRPMLALVAHDAKKDAMVDFAVRNEEKLLPFTLVATGTTGGRIEESCSRLNITRLKSGPLGGDQQIGALIAEGRLNGLIFFVDPLSPMPHDVDVKALMRLALVYDLPMALNLATAEILLRSARLTGLKTTSTTPEISVSAI encoded by the coding sequence ATGAACACCCGGCCGATGCTTGCCCTTGTCGCCCACGACGCGAAGAAAGACGCTATGGTCGACTTCGCGGTCAGAAATGAAGAGAAGCTGTTGCCCTTCACTTTGGTCGCGACCGGCACCACTGGCGGACGGATCGAGGAAAGCTGTAGCCGTCTGAATATTACCCGCCTGAAGAGCGGCCCGCTCGGCGGCGACCAGCAGATTGGGGCCCTGATCGCCGAGGGAAGACTGAACGGCCTGATCTTTTTCGTCGATCCCTTGAGCCCGATGCCGCATGATGTGGACGTAAAGGCACTGATGCGACTGGCTCTGGTTTACGACCTCCCTATGGCGCTGAATTTGGCAACGGCTGAAATTCTTCTTCGCTCTGCACGTTTAACCGGTTTAAAAACAACCTCTACAACACCTGAAATCAGCGTATCGGCCATATGA
- the putA gene encoding bifunctional proline dehydrogenase/L-glutamate gamma-semialdehyde dehydrogenase PutA, with amino-acid sequence MSADMAVFQEGMKQHGVEPFRAAYAPDDQPLVRRLLAETALTPEVEAKINTRAEGYINDMRSTAVGLGGVEDFMREFGLTTREGLAMMVLAEALLRVPDAATADRLIEDKLAAARFDDPSGPKSDTWLVSASSWALGVTSRLLHPGDTPQSILASLVKRMGMPAVRTATKKAMRLLGHQFVLGETIARALDRAKTQEAKGYRYSYDMLGEGARTARDAERYFQSYADAIDAIGKAAGTEKLPNRPGISVKLSALHPRYEAVNGERVRDEVVPRLIKLAEMARSYDLNFTVDAEEADRLELSLDIIAAVLADPVTKGWDGFGLAVQAYQKRGCEVIDWLIDAARHHNRRLMVRLVKGAYWDTEIKHAQEQGAAGYPVFTRKAATDLSYLACAKRMLAARDVLYPQFATHNALTVAQIAEIAGNKEGYEFQRLHGMGESLYKSVCERDGYACRIYAPVGGHKDLLAYLVRRLLENGANSSFVTIVGDSSVPVEALLRPASEILEAGKHASNRSIPLPSDLYGSSRQNSDGIEFGCAAERHELVDGMAKAVAPTTDAKPLFGDRDVSGKAEQVLSPADGQTVVGTVVNATSELAKTAMDVASQGFETWSRRPVEERAETLSKMADLLEQNRDRLMALLSLEAGKTLPDGIAEIREAVDFCRYYADQANSLFGEGMLMPGPTGEENRYRLRGRGVFVCISPWNFPLAIFLGQVSAALVAGNAVVAKAAEQTPLIAYEAVRLFHEAGVPTDVLCFLPGDGAVGAALTSDPRVAGVAFTGSTETAWAINRSLAEKRGPIVPLIAETGGINAMLVDATALLEQVCDDVMMSAFRSAGQRCSALRLLFAQADVADDLLQMLEGAADELALGDPRSSATDIGPVIDVEARDGILAHVADMRHTQTLRYQGETPQGALSGGSWVAPHIVELDRAEALTKEVFGPVLHVVRYQAKDIDKVLETIAASGYGLTLGVHSRIDATVKKVVDRLSVGNVYINRNTIGAVVGTQPFGGSGLSGTGPKAGGPAYLQRFALEQVVSINTAAAGGNASLVAASDD; translated from the coding sequence ATGAGTGCAGATATGGCTGTTTTCCAGGAAGGCATGAAGCAACACGGCGTCGAGCCATTTCGCGCTGCTTATGCGCCCGATGACCAACCATTGGTGCGTCGTCTTCTCGCGGAGACTGCGCTGACTCCGGAGGTCGAGGCAAAAATCAATACGCGTGCCGAAGGCTATATCAACGACATGCGGTCGACCGCAGTTGGCCTCGGCGGCGTCGAGGACTTCATGCGCGAATTCGGCCTGACAACACGGGAAGGCCTGGCGATGATGGTTCTCGCCGAGGCGCTGCTGCGCGTACCTGACGCTGCGACCGCGGATCGCTTGATTGAAGACAAGCTGGCAGCGGCTCGTTTCGATGACCCAAGCGGACCAAAATCGGATACCTGGCTGGTGTCTGCGTCATCTTGGGCGCTAGGCGTAACTTCTCGTCTTCTGCATCCCGGCGATACGCCGCAGAGCATCCTTGCCTCCCTGGTCAAGCGAATGGGCATGCCGGCGGTTCGCACGGCAACGAAGAAGGCGATGAGATTGCTCGGTCACCAATTTGTGCTTGGTGAAACTATCGCTCGCGCTCTCGATCGCGCAAAGACGCAGGAAGCCAAGGGCTATCGCTACTCCTACGACATGCTCGGCGAAGGAGCCCGGACGGCAAGGGACGCGGAGCGCTATTTCCAGTCTTACGCGGATGCAATTGACGCCATTGGCAAGGCCGCTGGCACGGAGAAACTGCCGAACCGGCCAGGCATCTCGGTCAAGCTCTCGGCGCTTCACCCAAGGTATGAAGCGGTCAACGGTGAGCGGGTTCGAGACGAAGTGGTGCCTCGCCTGATCAAGTTGGCTGAGATGGCGCGGTCATACGATCTAAATTTCACCGTCGATGCGGAAGAGGCAGATCGCCTTGAACTGTCACTGGACATCATCGCAGCCGTGCTGGCGGATCCGGTGACAAAAGGCTGGGATGGTTTCGGTCTTGCTGTCCAGGCTTATCAAAAGCGTGGCTGTGAGGTGATCGATTGGCTGATTGACGCCGCGCGTCATCACAATCGGCGTTTGATGGTGCGGCTCGTGAAGGGCGCGTACTGGGATACAGAGATCAAGCATGCTCAGGAGCAGGGCGCGGCCGGCTATCCGGTCTTTACCCGCAAGGCGGCCACGGATCTGTCATATCTTGCCTGCGCCAAACGCATGCTTGCCGCCAGGGATGTTCTTTACCCGCAGTTCGCCACACACAATGCACTGACCGTCGCCCAGATCGCAGAGATCGCAGGCAACAAGGAAGGCTACGAATTCCAACGCCTTCATGGCATGGGAGAAAGTCTCTACAAGTCTGTGTGCGAACGCGACGGCTATGCTTGTAGAATTTACGCTCCCGTCGGCGGCCACAAGGATCTGTTGGCCTACCTGGTGCGCAGGCTCCTCGAGAACGGCGCCAATTCCTCATTCGTGACAATCGTGGGGGACAGCTCCGTACCCGTTGAGGCCCTGCTTCGCCCGGCGTCAGAGATTCTGGAGGCGGGCAAACATGCCTCGAACAGATCTATCCCCTTGCCTTCAGATCTCTATGGCTCCAGCCGTCAGAACTCCGATGGTATCGAATTCGGGTGCGCTGCCGAGCGTCATGAGCTGGTCGATGGCATGGCCAAGGCCGTTGCTCCGACCACGGATGCAAAGCCGCTTTTTGGGGATCGGGATGTTTCAGGTAAGGCGGAACAGGTGCTTTCGCCCGCCGACGGACAGACTGTTGTCGGAACCGTCGTCAATGCAACCAGCGAGCTTGCAAAAACGGCGATGGATGTCGCAAGCCAGGGGTTTGAAACCTGGTCCCGTCGTCCTGTTGAAGAGCGGGCTGAAACACTTTCGAAAATGGCCGATCTGCTGGAGCAGAACAGAGATCGGCTGATGGCGTTGCTGAGCCTGGAGGCAGGCAAGACGCTGCCCGACGGCATCGCCGAGATTCGCGAAGCGGTCGACTTCTGCCGGTATTATGCGGATCAGGCGAACTCACTGTTCGGTGAAGGTATGCTCATGCCGGGACCAACGGGTGAGGAAAACAGGTATCGATTGCGGGGCCGCGGAGTTTTTGTTTGTATTTCGCCCTGGAATTTCCCGCTGGCAATCTTCCTCGGGCAAGTAAGCGCGGCGCTCGTCGCAGGCAATGCGGTTGTGGCCAAAGCGGCCGAGCAGACCCCGCTGATAGCCTATGAAGCGGTTCGCCTTTTCCACGAAGCCGGTGTCCCGACGGATGTCTTGTGCTTCCTGCCTGGCGATGGTGCTGTCGGAGCGGCTCTGACTTCGGATCCAAGGGTCGCAGGCGTGGCCTTTACCGGGTCCACCGAAACGGCTTGGGCCATCAATCGCTCGCTCGCGGAAAAGCGGGGGCCGATTGTGCCCCTGATTGCCGAAACCGGCGGTATCAATGCGATGCTCGTTGACGCCACGGCGCTGCTGGAACAGGTCTGCGATGACGTCATGATGTCGGCCTTCCGGTCGGCTGGTCAGCGTTGCTCGGCTCTTCGCCTTCTGTTTGCACAGGCTGATGTTGCTGACGATCTGCTCCAAATGCTCGAAGGCGCTGCTGATGAGCTCGCCTTGGGAGATCCAAGGTCTTCCGCCACGGACATTGGTCCGGTGATTGATGTAGAGGCGCGGGATGGCATTCTGGCGCATGTTGCAGACATGCGGCATACGCAGACACTTCGATATCAGGGCGAAACCCCGCAGGGCGCTCTTTCGGGCGGTTCTTGGGTTGCTCCGCACATCGTCGAACTGGATCGAGCCGAAGCGTTGACCAAGGAGGTGTTCGGCCCGGTTCTGCATGTGGTTCGTTATCAGGCCAAGGACATCGACAAGGTTCTGGAGACGATCGCTGCCAGCGGTTATGGCCTGACCCTCGGCGTTCACAGCCGAATAGATGCTACGGTCAAAAAGGTTGTCGATAGGCTGTCCGTGGGCAATGTCTACATCAACCGCAACACGATTGGTGCTGTTGTTGGCACTCAACCTTTTGGCGGGTCTGGTCTCTCTGGTACCGGTCCGAAGGCGGGCGGCCCCGCTTACCTTCAACGCTTTGCCCTGGAGCAGGTTGTTTCGATCAACACAGCCGCTGCTGGCGGAAACGCCAGCCTTGTTGCAGCTTCCGACGATTGA
- a CDS encoding DUF1194 domain-containing protein yields MRLDTYKKTVCVAGASLLAGLVSGMFTVPSHARDFTMPVKSGYTFSYDPANEVDVELVLAVDISQSMDTEEQEVQRAGYVAALTSNEVLEAVKYGPIGRIAVAYMEWGGVDEHFMVAEWMVIKDRASASAFASHIAEAPLRQVQRTSIASALSKSVELVQENKYNGLRRVIDISGDGPNNQGGSVTQIRDKLLSSGVTINGLPLMMKANANSWQAMLNLDHYYEDCVIGGPGSFAIPVRSKEGFEDAIRMKLVMEIAGLSFEEPLVRKVSARKPVRCSMFD; encoded by the coding sequence ATGCGTCTCGACACATACAAGAAAACGGTTTGCGTTGCCGGTGCATCCCTGCTTGCCGGCCTTGTCTCAGGCATGTTTACAGTCCCATCCCATGCCCGCGATTTCACGATGCCGGTCAAGTCCGGCTATACCTTCAGCTACGATCCCGCCAATGAAGTCGATGTCGAGCTCGTCCTCGCCGTCGACATTTCACAATCAATGGACACGGAAGAACAGGAAGTCCAACGGGCTGGCTATGTTGCAGCCCTGACATCAAATGAAGTTCTGGAGGCCGTCAAATACGGTCCAATAGGACGTATTGCCGTCGCCTACATGGAATGGGGCGGCGTTGACGAACATTTCATGGTCGCCGAATGGATGGTCATAAAGGACCGGGCGTCTGCGTCTGCCTTCGCATCCCATATCGCTGAAGCTCCTTTGCGGCAGGTTCAGAGAACGTCTATCGCCTCGGCGCTTTCCAAATCAGTCGAGCTTGTGCAGGAGAACAAGTACAATGGCCTGCGGCGCGTCATCGACATCTCCGGCGATGGTCCGAACAACCAGGGCGGCTCCGTCACCCAGATACGCGACAAGCTGCTTTCATCAGGTGTGACTATCAACGGGCTACCGCTGATGATGAAAGCAAATGCCAATTCCTGGCAGGCAATGCTGAATCTCGATCACTACTATGAAGACTGTGTCATTGGCGGCCCCGGGTCTTTTGCAATCCCCGTCAGATCGAAGGAAGGCTTTGAGGATGCAATCCGGATGAAACTCGTCATGGAGATTGCCGGCCTCAGCTTTGAAGAACCGCTCGTGCGAAAAGTCTCGGCGCGCAAGCCGGTTCGCTGTTCAATGTTTGACTAG
- a CDS encoding BMP family ABC transporter substrate-binding protein: MRNRPDGRLKVSEDIQVKKLLTISVALAGVAFSTATMAADIKPAVLYDLGGKFDKSFNEAAYTGAEKFTADTGVAYRDFEIQNDSQREQALRNFAKRGQSPIVAIGFSQANAVEKVAKEFPDTQFAIVDMVVDLPNVRSIVFKEHEGSYIVGMLAAMASETGKVGFIGGMDIPLIRKFACGYKQGALAVNSDAEVFENMTGTTGAAWNDPVKGGELAKSQFDRGADVVYHAAGGTGIGVLQAAADAGKLGIGVDSNQNALHPGSVLSSMLKRVDVAVYSAFEDAKNDAWTSGFSVLGLAEGGVDWALDENNEKLITPEMKAAVDKARADIVSGTITVHDYMADQNCPF; this comes from the coding sequence ATGAGGAACCGCCCCGACGGGCGGCTCAAAGTGTCGGAGGACATACAAGTGAAGAAGCTCCTGACGATTAGCGTGGCTCTTGCAGGCGTCGCGTTTTCGACGGCCACTATGGCCGCAGACATCAAGCCGGCAGTCCTTTACGATCTTGGCGGAAAGTTCGACAAGTCGTTCAATGAGGCTGCCTACACCGGTGCCGAGAAATTCACAGCGGACACCGGCGTCGCCTACCGCGATTTCGAAATTCAGAACGATAGCCAGCGCGAACAGGCGCTGCGCAATTTCGCCAAACGCGGCCAGAGCCCGATTGTTGCGATTGGCTTCTCACAGGCCAACGCAGTTGAGAAGGTCGCCAAGGAATTTCCGGACACTCAGTTTGCAATCGTCGACATGGTCGTAGACCTGCCGAACGTTCGCTCGATCGTCTTCAAGGAACACGAAGGCTCCTATATCGTGGGCATGCTCGCCGCGATGGCTTCTGAAACCGGCAAAGTCGGTTTCATCGGCGGGATGGACATTCCGCTGATCCGTAAATTCGCCTGCGGCTACAAGCAGGGCGCATTGGCTGTCAATTCGGATGCGGAAGTCTTCGAGAACATGACGGGTACGACGGGCGCAGCCTGGAACGATCCGGTGAAGGGCGGAGAATTGGCCAAGTCCCAGTTCGACCGTGGCGCAGACGTTGTCTATCACGCAGCCGGAGGCACGGGCATTGGTGTGCTTCAGGCAGCAGCGGATGCTGGCAAGCTCGGCATCGGCGTTGACAGCAACCAGAATGCTCTGCATCCCGGGTCCGTCCTGTCCTCCATGCTCAAGCGCGTTGACGTCGCCGTCTACAGCGCATTCGAAGATGCCAAGAACGATGCCTGGACATCGGGCTTCTCCGTTCTCGGTCTTGCCGAAGGTGGCGTTGATTGGGCGCTCGACGAAAACAACGAGAAGCTGATCACCCCGGAAATGAAAGCTGCTGTCGACAAGGCGCGCGCCGACATCGTCTCCGGAACGATCACGGTTCACGACTACATGGCCGACCAGAACTGCCCGTTCTAA